A genomic window from Sulfurimonas sp. includes:
- the argJ gene encoding bifunctional glutamate N-acetyltransferase/amino-acid acetyltransferase ArgJ has protein sequence MYKLTSLDSGVCSADGFFADGVSAGLKANGAPDMAFIYSDTACDVASVFTTNKMAAAPIKHFKAKGEFQTNFVLINSKNANAMTGSAGVEDINEVMECFGDMLNPVMSSTGVIGVRLPKKKIINGTKLFDITQKNPANAAKAIMTTDSFSKECAYKVELEDGSSFNIGAMAKGAGMINPAMATMLCFITTDADVNAVEMQKVLDEVTKTTFNAASVDGDTSTNDTVMVLANKKSGAYDKEAFSEALEKIMLFLAREMVRDGEGATKLVTYDVSGAKDDKEAEKAAKALSDSLLVKTALYGEDPNWGRIASTIGASGVESNEMTLKISFDDVCVYDKGEVYFDAEMEAKAAEVMKKDIFTISCELGIANGSFKAYGCDLGYKYVEINADYRT, from the coding sequence TTGTATAAATTAACAAGTTTAGACAGCGGTGTATGTAGTGCCGATGGTTTTTTTGCCGATGGCGTAAGTGCAGGGTTAAAAGCAAACGGTGCACCAGACATGGCATTTATATATTCAGACACTGCTTGTGATGTAGCGTCAGTATTTACTACAAACAAGATGGCAGCAGCACCTATTAAACATTTTAAAGCAAAAGGGGAGTTTCAAACAAACTTTGTTTTGATCAACTCTAAAAATGCAAATGCTATGACAGGTAGTGCTGGTGTTGAAGATATTAATGAAGTTATGGAGTGTTTTGGTGATATGCTGAACCCTGTAATGAGTTCAACTGGAGTGATCGGCGTAAGGCTTCCAAAAAAGAAGATCATTAATGGAACTAAACTTTTTGACATTACTCAAAAGAATCCTGCAAATGCTGCAAAAGCTATTATGACGACTGACAGTTTTTCAAAAGAGTGTGCATACAAAGTTGAACTTGAAGACGGTAGTAGTTTTAACATAGGAGCTATGGCTAAAGGTGCAGGTATGATAAACCCTGCTATGGCTACAATGCTTTGTTTCATAACTACAGATGCAGATGTAAATGCAGTTGAGATGCAAAAAGTTTTAGATGAAGTTACAAAAACAACTTTTAATGCGGCAAGTGTTGATGGTGATACGTCTACAAACGATACTGTAATGGTTTTGGCAAACAAAAAAAGCGGAGCTTACGACAAAGAAGCTTTTTCTGAAGCACTTGAAAAAATTATGCTATTCCTGGCACGTGAGATGGTGCGTGATGGAGAGGGTGCTACAAAACTTGTAACATATGACGTAAGCGGTGCAAAGGATGATAAAGAAGCTGAAAAAGCTGCAAAGGCACTTTCAGATTCACTTCTTGTTAAAACTGCTCTGTACGGTGAAGACCCAAACTGGGGTCGTATAGCATCTACAATAGGTGCAAGTGGGGTTGAATCAAATGAGATGACTCTTAAAATCTCTTTTGATGACGTATGTGTATATGACAAAGGTGAAGTTTATTTTGATGCAGAAATGGAAGCCAAAGCTGCTGAAGTTATGAAAAAAGATATATTCACTATCTCTTGTGAGCTAGGAATTGCAAACGGAAGCTTCAAAGCTTACGGATGTGATCTTGGTTATAAATACGTTGAGATAAATGCAGACTATAGAACATAG
- a CDS encoding TrkA family potassium uptake protein, with protein sequence MNLSQRIRKFLHWEISPKPDVKLLPEVYPLLKPFRLPLILTVMTMMIGTMGYVVIDDFKLMDAIYQTGITFTTVGFGEIAPVSDAGRIFTITLIIAGFAVFTSAIGILIAELNRGHIVAILKERRMLYKIARLKKHFVVCYHNDYTLEVTKELRKNHIPFVVVDPRPEIHEWAREHNYPTYLNAEPHAEDTMLKAHLASAKGLITLSDSISDNIALIASVRLFEKEHHLPRPYYVISAAELTSDVDKLKKLGADTVVSPTRLTAQRVSAMAARPDMENLLEEYLYKSDNPIDMQEIEIPKYSWSVLKKLKETHLRQITNISVVGITKKDGKFIPVPKGEVLITSECKLLVIGTQEDIRTAKNLIRRREKPKELRIV encoded by the coding sequence ATGAATCTTTCACAAAGGATTCGTAAGTTTCTACATTGGGAGATATCTCCCAAACCAGATGTTAAGCTTCTGCCGGAAGTTTACCCCCTCTTAAAACCATTCCGTTTACCTCTTATTTTAACCGTAATGACCATGATGATTGGTACTATGGGTTATGTTGTTATTGATGACTTCAAACTTATGGACGCAATTTACCAGACAGGTATTACATTTACTACAGTTGGATTCGGTGAAATAGCTCCTGTTTCAGATGCAGGGCGTATATTTACAATCACATTGATCATAGCAGGTTTTGCTGTATTTACCAGTGCTATAGGTATCTTGATTGCAGAGTTGAACAGAGGACATATTGTTGCCATTTTAAAGGAGCGTAGAATGTTATATAAGATTGCAAGACTTAAAAAACATTTTGTTGTGTGTTATCATAATGACTACACACTAGAAGTTACTAAAGAGCTTAGAAAAAATCATATACCTTTTGTTGTAGTAGATCCAAGACCTGAGATCCACGAATGGGCAAGAGAACATAATTATCCAACATATTTAAATGCTGAACCACACGCAGAAGATACTATGCTTAAAGCACATCTTGCATCTGCAAAAGGTTTGATAACGCTTTCTGACTCTATATCTGATAATATCGCTCTAATTGCTTCAGTTAGACTTTTTGAAAAAGAACATCATCTGCCTCGCCCGTATTATGTTATTTCTGCAGCTGAACTTACAAGTGATGTTGATAAGCTCAAAAAACTTGGTGCAGATACGGTTGTATCTCCTACCAGACTTACGGCTCAGAGGGTTAGTGCAATGGCAGCACGTCCAGATATGGAAAATCTGCTAGAAGAGTACTTGTATAAAAGTGATAATCCTATCGATATGCAGGAAATTGAGATTCCAAAATACTCTTGGTCAGTACTTAAAAAGTTAAAAGAGACACACTTAAGACAAATAACAAATATATCGGTAGTAGGTATAACTAAAAAAGATGGAAAGTTTATACCGGTACCAAAAGGTGAAGTACTTATTACAAGTGAGTGTAAATTGCTTGTTATCGGTACACAAGAAGATATTAGAACAGCTAAAAATTTAATAAGAAGAAGAGAAAAGCCTAAGGAGCTTAGAATTGTATAA
- the rpmB gene encoding 50S ribosomal protein L28: protein MARKCAISGKGPMSGNNVSHAKNRTKRRFLLNLRTVRITQEDGTTKKVRISARELRTLKKNS, encoded by the coding sequence ATGGCTAGAAAATGCGCTATCAGTGGCAAAGGCCCAATGAGCGGAAACAATGTTTCTCACGCGAAAAACAGAACTAAACGTCGTTTCTTACTTAACTTAAGAACTGTAAGAATTACACAAGAAGATGGAACTACTAAAAAAGTAAGAATCTCTGCTAGAGAATTACGTACACTTAAGAAAAACTCTTAA
- a CDS encoding HDOD domain-containing protein produces MVTKEDIDLFIEKIPPTPKILQETMRIVNNGELSKAAKVAESDLALKSYLTDLVNKPLYGFRNKVSDIGQIFGILGLPASQQTLYNYMLTLLSPKEWELFDLNEKKFNELQVNLSIKWKKILEHLGINDKEIESAITLLPASIIVSEALFGKAKKDVDMLRSVHHLDYNTILKRLCGISLFDICVQIAEKWDMHEDISDIVYSASGISPSTDKEIDTLAKWMHLLLFYELSQPMFVQASLNDFIDFQVDYVGDIYEEFLNVMEIE; encoded by the coding sequence ATGGTAACAAAAGAAGATATAGATCTATTTATAGAAAAGATCCCACCGACTCCTAAAATTTTACAAGAGACTATGAGAATAGTAAACAATGGAGAACTTTCAAAAGCGGCAAAAGTAGCTGAAAGCGACTTGGCATTAAAGAGTTATCTTACTGATTTAGTAAATAAACCTCTATACGGTTTTAGAAATAAAGTAAGTGATATTGGACAGATATTTGGTATTTTGGGACTACCTGCTTCTCAACAAACACTTTATAACTATATGTTAACTTTACTATCACCAAAAGAATGGGAACTATTTGATCTAAACGAAAAGAAGTTCAACGAATTGCAAGTAAACCTATCTATAAAGTGGAAAAAGATACTTGAACATTTGGGTATTAACGACAAAGAGATAGAGAGTGCCATAACACTTTTACCGGCAAGTATAATCGTATCAGAAGCACTATTTGGAAAAGCAAAAAAAGATGTAGATATGTTAAGAAGTGTACACCACCTTGATTACAATACTATTTTAAAAAGACTTTGCGGAATATCACTTTTTGATATTTGTGTACAAATTGCTGAGAAATGGGATATGCATGAAGATATCTCAGATATTGTATATAGTGCATCAGGTATAAGCCCATCTACAGACAAAGAGATTGATACATTAGCGAAATGGATGCACCTTTTACTTTTTTATGAACTTTCGCAACCGATGTTTGTTCAAGCATCTTTAAATGATTTTATAGACTTTCAAGTAGATTACGTTGGCGATATTTATGAAGAGTTTTTAAATGTTATGGAGATAGAATGA
- a CDS encoding chemotaxis protein CheX, whose product MRALVKNGIGLFSPQGFLDGNNTATFLSLEDIDSTIDLNVDMILVSLKKVIFFNKNGLDVFIKLFSKVRHKKNITVGFCDVDHKKYVAITKFYENKINFSIFNNYNNATLFSSSFKNQSANVLLYSDDKSQRTAMAIELHDFGHNPVVCQTKEEFTEKSANKSAYDNIIQDTYLGQMGENIATRVTGNAIIYTVSAFLDTEIGNTFNIAYHNNSLNVGFRLFIFDAYKVVSMNIHALNFFTRLASSAAEYNATICFVGLDGTKIQDTFQENMEDAGIIFYAQMDDILGNKELLKELGASSAANVKNKRAINKALVEKLPEFIDATVKTIEMMTNSKAAKEAAEVSNIDIKEKDGKIASSIGFYGDIDGMVILVFPKEIAKKACELLIGESTDDIEMILDTLAELVNIVGGKVKSLLGDHGVNVNITLPRTYHSIDGLLEVAQDKKGVQVDLVFDNDKFLFFLTR is encoded by the coding sequence ATGAGAGCATTAGTTAAAAACGGAATAGGACTTTTTAGCCCTCAAGGTTTTTTAGACGGAAACAATACGGCTACGTTTTTAAGTCTGGAAGATATAGATTCGACTATAGATCTAAACGTAGATATGATTTTAGTCTCTTTAAAAAAAGTTATATTTTTTAATAAAAACGGTTTGGACGTATTTATAAAACTGTTTTCTAAAGTAAGACATAAAAAAAATATTACGGTTGGTTTTTGCGATGTTGATCACAAGAAGTATGTAGCGATCACAAAGTTTTACGAGAACAAAATAAACTTCTCAATATTTAATAATTACAACAATGCCACACTATTTTCAAGCAGCTTTAAAAATCAAAGTGCAAATGTACTTTTATACAGTGATGACAAATCACAAAGAACTGCAATGGCAATAGAGTTACATGATTTTGGACATAATCCGGTTGTTTGTCAAACAAAGGAAGAATTTACCGAAAAGAGTGCTAATAAAAGTGCTTATGACAATATAATACAAGATACTTACCTTGGTCAAATGGGTGAAAACATCGCAACAAGGGTAACCGGAAATGCAATAATATATACCGTATCAGCATTTTTAGATACTGAAATTGGTAATACATTTAACATAGCTTATCATAACAACTCTCTAAATGTAGGTTTCAGACTCTTTATATTTGATGCTTATAAAGTCGTAAGTATGAATATTCATGCTCTAAACTTTTTTACAAGACTTGCATCAAGTGCAGCTGAATACAATGCAACAATATGTTTTGTCGGGCTAGATGGTACAAAAATACAAGATACTTTCCAAGAGAACATGGAAGATGCAGGTATTATATTTTATGCACAAATGGATGACATTTTGGGTAATAAAGAGCTTCTAAAAGAGCTTGGTGCGAGTAGTGCCGCAAATGTAAAAAATAAAAGAGCAATTAATAAAGCATTAGTAGAAAAACTACCTGAATTTATAGATGCTACTGTTAAAACTATTGAGATGATGACAAACTCAAAAGCTGCAAAAGAAGCTGCTGAAGTAAGTAATATTGATATAAAAGAAAAAGATGGAAAAATAGCATCTTCTATTGGCTTTTACGGAGACATAGACGGTATGGTAATACTTGTATTTCCTAAAGAGATCGCTAAAAAAGCCTGCGAGCTTTTAATTGGTGAGAGTACGGATGATATAGAGATGATCTTAGATACTTTAGCTGAACTTGTAAATATCGTAGGCGGTAAAGTAAAATCACTTCTTGGGGATCACGGTGTAAACGTAAATATTACACTTCCTAGAACATACCATTCTATAGACGGTCTTTTAGAAGTTGCGCAAGATAAAAAAGGTGTTCAGGTAGATCTAGTGTTTGATAACGACAAGTTCCTGTTTTTCTTAACTAGATAA
- the rpe gene encoding ribulose-phosphate 3-epimerase has translation MKVAPSILSADFGNLQRDVEEICNAGCDLVHVDVMDGHFVPNLTIGPVVVSSVAKCATKPLDIHLMVENNTFFVELFAPLKPEYISFHIEEEKHPHRLIQKIRSLGIKPAIVLNPHTPPESIEYLLKDLDMVLLMSVNPGFGGQSFIDSVIPKAKKLNEMRNKLNPDCLIEVDGGVSDQNVQSLKDVGVDIVVAGSYVFKQEDREKAIKSLQI, from the coding sequence ATGAAAGTAGCTCCTAGTATATTGAGTGCTGATTTTGGAAATCTTCAACGTGACGTTGAAGAGATTTGTAATGCAGGATGTGACTTAGTTCACGTTGATGTTATGGATGGTCACTTTGTGCCTAACCTAACTATTGGTCCAGTTGTAGTATCTAGCGTAGCTAAATGCGCTACAAAACCTTTAGACATACACTTAATGGTTGAAAACAACACATTTTTTGTGGAGCTTTTCGCACCACTAAAACCTGAATACATATCTTTTCATATAGAGGAGGAAAAACATCCTCATCGTCTAATTCAAAAAATAAGATCATTAGGTATAAAACCGGCTATTGTACTTAACCCTCATACACCGCCTGAGTCTATAGAATATTTATTAAAAGACTTAGATATGGTTTTACTTATGAGTGTAAATCCAGGTTTTGGTGGACAAAGTTTTATTGACTCAGTAATTCCAAAAGCTAAAAAGCTAAATGAGATGAGAAATAAACTTAATCCGGATTGTCTTATAGAAGTAGACGGCGGAGTAAGCGATCAGAATGTTCAGTCTTTAAAAGATGTAGGTGTTGACATTGTAGTAGCAGGAAGCTATGTATTTAAACAAGAAGACAGAGAAAAAGCTATAAAGAGTCTTCAAATATAA
- a CDS encoding phosphoribosylanthranilate isomerase — translation MRTKICGITSYEDAIDAIEAGADALGFVFYEKSPRYISVVDAKKIISKLPPFVEKVALFVNVDANTINSVCQESGATLAQLHFDVPDDLYKDLKVPHIKVVRAKNKEDILKFSDEYRLVDAYCEAYGGAGKRINIEWFDGVDCSKIILAGGLDPKNVNTLKSYGFYGVDVSSGVEKSHGVKDSAKVKEFIDNAK, via the coding sequence ATGCGTACTAAAATATGTGGAATTACTTCTTATGAAGATGCAATAGATGCAATAGAAGCTGGTGCAGATGCACTTGGCTTTGTCTTTTATGAGAAATCTCCACGCTATATATCTGTAGTTGATGCTAAAAAAATCATCTCTAAACTTCCACCTTTTGTAGAAAAAGTCGCTCTTTTTGTAAATGTTGATGCAAATACTATTAACTCTGTGTGTCAAGAAAGCGGTGCAACTCTTGCACAACTTCATTTTGATGTTCCTGATGATCTGTATAAAGATCTAAAAGTTCCACACATAAAAGTAGTTCGTGCTAAAAATAAAGAAGATATTTTAAAATTCTCAGATGAGTATAGACTGGTAGATGCTTACTGTGAAGCATATGGCGGAGCAGGTAAACGTATAAACATAGAATGGTTTGATGGAGTTGACTGCTCAAAAATAATTCTTGCAGGCGGACTTGATCCAAAAAATGTAAATACTCTTAAAAGTTACGGTTTTTATGGTGTGGATGTAAGTAGCGGAGTTGAGAAAAGTCATGGTGTAAAAGACTCTGCAAAAGTAAAAGAATTTATCGATAATGCTAAATAA
- a CDS encoding 3'-5' exonuclease yields MLNKNIVLNDKSINKLSNKGLAKEHLKDQLGNDFDFVLELWHAQGLEIKKHHGNYFFATKFLKIKDAEFCIVDIETNGSKIEKHQIIEIGAVKVKNGEVIDRYESLVHTESINKHITEITGISAEDTKDAPELKHVLYKFKEFLGDAIFVAHDVKFDYNFISSSMQKIGLAPLLNRSLCSLQLAQRTVVSYRYSLSYLNEFFNLYPDATHHRAMSDVLTTYELFKLCMKNLDKDVKTVEDLIKFSKHAKMLKRPKLDPLYKEEESTENSED; encoded by the coding sequence ATGCTAAATAAAAACATTGTACTTAATGACAAAAGTATAAATAAACTCTCAAACAAAGGTTTAGCAAAAGAACACCTGAAAGATCAGCTTGGAAATGATTTTGATTTTGTTTTAGAGTTGTGGCATGCTCAGGGTTTAGAGATCAAAAAACATCATGGAAACTATTTTTTTGCTACAAAATTTTTAAAAATTAAAGATGCAGAGTTTTGCATAGTAGATATTGAAACTAACGGCTCAAAAATTGAGAAACACCAGATTATAGAGATAGGTGCTGTTAAAGTTAAGAACGGAGAGGTTATAGACAGATATGAATCTTTGGTTCATACTGAATCGATAAACAAACATATAACTGAGATAACAGGTATTAGTGCAGAAGATACAAAAGATGCGCCAGAGCTAAAACATGTACTATACAAATTCAAAGAGTTTTTAGGGGATGCTATATTTGTAGCACATGATGTAAAATTTGACTATAACTTCATATCTTCAAGTATGCAAAAAATTGGTCTGGCTCCTCTGCTTAACCGTTCACTGTGTTCACTGCAGCTTGCACAAAGAACAGTAGTATCTTACAGATACTCTCTATCTTACTTAAATGAGTTTTTCAACCTATATCCAGATGCTACACACCATAGAGCTATGAGTGATGTTTTAACTACCTATGAGCTATTTAAACTGTGCATGAAAAATCTTGATAAAGATGTAAAAACAGTAGAAGATCTTATCAAGTTTTCCAAACATGCGAAGATGTTAAAAAGACCGAAACTTGATCCGCTTTATAAAGAAGAAGAAAGTACAGAAAATTCAGAAGATTAA
- the accA gene encoding acetyl-CoA carboxylase carboxyl transferase subunit alpha: MATYLDFEQKIKSIQEEIISARVRHDDNKVLELESSLDKAVDKIYTNLSDFQKLQLARHLDRPYALDYINLLMRDKYEIHGDRHFRDDPAILCYLGYIGDEKVMVIGEQKGRGTKNKIRRNFGMPHPEGYRKALRAAKLAEKFGIPVMFLVDTPGAYPGIGAEERNQSEAIARNLLELSELKTETISIVIGEGGSGGALAIGVADKFAMMRYSVFSVISPEGCSAILWNDPAKAEDATKAMKITSADLKELDLIDDVIAEPLIGAHRDRDGAAKAIGDYFLNELKKLREMSEEERMEARYNRLTSMGAFSE, encoded by the coding sequence TTGGCTACGTATTTAGACTTTGAACAAAAGATAAAATCTATTCAAGAAGAGATTATATCTGCACGTGTTCGCCATGACGACAATAAAGTATTAGAACTTGAGAGTAGTCTTGATAAGGCAGTTGATAAAATATATACAAATTTATCAGACTTTCAAAAGCTTCAACTTGCTCGTCATTTAGATAGACCATATGCCTTAGATTATATAAATCTTCTTATGCGCGATAAATATGAGATTCACGGAGACCGTCACTTTAGAGATGATCCAGCTATTTTATGTTACCTTGGATATATAGGTGATGAAAAAGTAATGGTTATCGGTGAGCAAAAAGGCCGTGGTACTAAAAATAAAATTAGAAGAAACTTCGGTATGCCTCATCCTGAAGGTTACAGAAAAGCACTTCGTGCAGCAAAACTAGCTGAGAAGTTTGGTATACCTGTAATGTTCTTGGTTGACACTCCGGGTGCATATCCTGGAATTGGAGCTGAAGAGCGTAATCAGAGTGAGGCTATTGCAAGAAACTTGTTAGAACTATCTGAACTTAAAACTGAGACTATCTCTATAGTTATCGGTGAGGGTGGTTCAGGTGGAGCACTTGCTATCGGTGTAGCTGATAAGTTTGCTATGATGCGTTACTCTGTATTTAGCGTTATTTCACCTGAGGGTTGTTCAGCAATTCTTTGGAATGATCCTGCAAAAGCTGAAGACGCTACTAAAGCTATGAAAATTACGTCTGCTGACTTAAAAGAGTTAGACTTAATTGATGATGTAATAGCTGAGCCGTTAATTGGGGCACATCGTGATCGTGACGGTGCTGCAAAAGCTATAGGTGATTACTTCCTAAATGAGCTTAAGAAGCTTCGTGAGATGAGTGAAGAGGAGCGTATGGAAGCGCGTTACAATCGCTTAACTAGTATGGGGGCTTTCTCAGAGTAG
- a CDS encoding beta-ketoacyl-ACP synthase II: MRRVVVTGLGMINAVGNDKESAFKAICDGVCGIDTITLFDPTDYAVKIAGEVKNFDPSEVMPPKEVKKADRFIHLGLKAAKEAMDDANFSEDTDMTRFGISAGSGIGGLPSIEKNSVILETRGPRRISPFFIPGALVNMLGGFVSIEHGTQGPNLSSVTACAAGTHAVSEAAKTIMCNGADRMLVVSAECAVTGVGVGGFAAMKALSTNNENPKGASRPFDANRDGFVMGEGAASLVLEEYESAVARGAKIYGEIIGFGESGDANHITTPSLDGPARAMKAAYKMAGEPKIDYVNAHGTSTPINDKNETAAVKELLGEATPPMSSIKGQIGHCLGAAGGIEAVTCLMAMRDGIIPPTINYETPDENCDLDYVPNEARKAELKTVMSNSFGFGGTNGVLIFQKI, encoded by the coding sequence ATGAGAAGAGTTGTAGTAACTGGTTTAGGTATGATTAACGCTGTTGGAAATGACAAAGAGAGTGCATTTAAAGCTATTTGTGATGGTGTATGTGGAATAGATACGATCACATTATTTGATCCGACAGATTATGCTGTTAAGATTGCCGGAGAAGTAAAAAACTTTGATCCATCAGAAGTAATGCCTCCAAAAGAGGTTAAAAAAGCTGACAGATTTATTCATTTAGGTTTAAAAGCTGCGAAAGAAGCTATGGATGATGCTAATTTTTCAGAAGATACTGATATGACACGTTTTGGTATTAGTGCAGGTAGTGGTATCGGTGGTTTACCGTCAATCGAGAAAAACTCTGTTATTTTAGAGACTCGTGGACCAAGAAGAATTTCACCTTTCTTTATCCCTGGTGCACTTGTAAATATGCTTGGTGGTTTCGTTTCAATTGAACACGGTACACAAGGACCAAATCTTTCTTCTGTTACAGCATGTGCAGCTGGTACTCACGCTGTAAGTGAAGCTGCAAAAACAATTATGTGTAACGGTGCAGACAGAATGCTAGTTGTTTCAGCTGAGTGTGCAGTTACAGGTGTTGGTGTTGGTGGTTTCGCTGCTATGAAAGCACTTTCTACAAACAATGAAAACCCTAAAGGTGCTTCACGTCCGTTTGATGCAAATCGTGATGGTTTTGTTATGGGTGAAGGTGCTGCTTCATTAGTTCTTGAAGAGTATGAAAGTGCTGTAGCGCGTGGTGCAAAAATATATGGTGAGATCATCGGTTTTGGTGAGAGTGGAGATGCTAACCACATTACTACACCAAGTTTAGACGGTCCTGCTCGTGCTATGAAAGCTGCATATAAAATGGCAGGTGAGCCGAAAATTGATTATGTAAATGCTCATGGTACTTCTACACCGATCAACGATAAAAATGAAACAGCAGCAGTAAAAGAGTTATTAGGTGAAGCAACACCTCCAATGAGTTCAATTAAAGGTCAAATTGGTCACTGTTTAGGTGCTGCAGGTGGTATCGAAGCTGTTACTTGTTTAATGGCTATGCGTGATGGAATTATCCCTCCGACAATCAACTATGAAACACCTGATGAAAACTGTGATTTAGATTACGTACCAAACGAGGCTAGAAAAGCTGAACTAAAAACTGTTATGAGTAACTCTTTTGGTTTTGGTGGAACTAACGGCGTATTAATTTTTCAAAAAATCTAA
- the acpP gene encoding acyl carrier protein yields the protein MALLDDIKEVVVEQLSVSADEVKEDAKFVEDLGADSLDVVELVMALEEKFDIEIPDDEAEKIQTVKDVVEYIESK from the coding sequence ATGGCACTTTTAGATGATATTAAAGAAGTAGTAGTTGAGCAGTTAAGCGTTAGCGCTGATGAAGTAAAAGAGGACGCGAAGTTTGTTGAGGATTTAGGTGCTGACAGCCTTGATGTTGTTGAACTAGTAATGGCTCTTGAAGAGAAATTTGATATCGAAATTCCAGATGATGAAGCTGAAAAAATCCAAACTGTTAAAGATGTAGTTGAGTACATCGAAAGCAAATAA
- the fabG gene encoding 3-oxoacyl-ACP reductase FabG, producing the protein MKFSGKNVLVTGSSRGIGAEIAKTLAGFGLKVWINYRSGAEAADAIKDEIEATGGKAAVIGFDVSDEAAFTDAIKTIIDSDGELSYLVNNAGITNDKLALRMKTEDFMSVINANLTSCFIGCREFFKGARKKKFGSVVNIASIVGETGNAGQTNYSASKGGVIAMTKSFALESATSGIRFNTITPGFIATEMTDVLSDEVKEGLNSKIPMARMGEAREVAEATAFLLSDHSSYITGETLKVNGGMNMA; encoded by the coding sequence ATGAAATTTTCAGGTAAAAACGTATTAGTTACAGGTTCAAGTCGTGGTATTGGAGCAGAGATTGCAAAAACATTAGCAGGTTTTGGTTTAAAAGTATGGATCAACTACAGAAGCGGTGCAGAAGCTGCAGATGCTATAAAAGATGAGATCGAAGCTACAGGCGGAAAAGCTGCTGTTATTGGTTTTGATGTAAGTGACGAAGCGGCATTTACTGATGCTATTAAAACTATTATAGATAGTGACGGAGAGCTATCATACCTAGTTAACAATGCAGGTATTACAAACGACAAATTAGCACTACGTATGAAGACAGAAGACTTTATGTCTGTGATTAATGCAAACTTGACATCATGTTTTATAGGTTGTCGCGAATTTTTTAAAGGTGCTAGAAAGAAAAAATTCGGGTCAGTTGTAAACATTGCTTCAATCGTAGGTGAAACTGGTAATGCTGGTCAAACTAATTATTCAGCGTCTAAAGGCGGTGTTATAGCTATGACTAAATCGTTTGCACTTGAATCTGCTACAAGCGGTATCCGTTTTAATACTATTACTCCTGGTTTTATAGCAACTGAGATGACAGATGTATTAAGTGATGAGGTTAAAGAGGGACTAAACAGTAAAATTCCAATGGCTAGAATGGGTGAGGCAAGAGAGGTTGCAGAAGCTACAGCTTTCCTTTTAAGTGACCATTCTAGTTACATAACTGGTGAAACTTTAAAAGTTAATGGCGGAATGAATATGGCATAA